A window of Pan paniscus chromosome 10, NHGRI_mPanPan1-v2.0_pri, whole genome shotgun sequence contains these coding sequences:
- the LOC100991272 gene encoding small ribosomal subunit protein mS40-like: MAASVLNTVLRRLPMLSLFRGSHRVQVPLQTLCTKAPSEEDSLSSVPISPYKDEPWKYLESEEYQERYGSRPVWADYRCKHKGGVPPQRTRKTCIRRNKVVGNPCPICRDHKLHVDFRNVKLLEQFVCAHTGIIFHAPYTGVCVKQHKRLTQAIQKARDHGLLIYHIPQVEPRDLDFSTSHGAVSATPPAPTLVSGDPWYPWYNWKQPPERELSRPHWLYQGHLREESGPPPESMPKMPPRTPAEASSTGQTGPQSAL, translated from the coding sequence ATGGCGGCGTCTGTATTAAACACCGTGCTGAGGCGGCTTCCTATGCTTTCTCTCTTCCGAGGTTCTCACAGAGTTCAGGTTCCCCTCCAGACTCTTTGCACCAAAGCTCCCTCTGAGGAAGATTCTTTGTCCTCAGTTCCCATTTCTCCTTATAAGGATGAGCCCTGGAAATATCTGGAATCAGAAGAATACCAGGAGCGATATGGTTCTCGCCCCGTCTGGGCTGACTACCGCTGCAAACACAAGGGTGGTGTACCCCCACAGCGAACTCGGAAGACATGCATTCGTCGGAATAAAGTTGTTGGGAATCCCTGCCCCATCTGTCGAGATCACAAGTTGCATGTTGACTTTAGGAACGTGAAGCTCTTGGAGCAATTTGTCTGCGCCCACACGGGTATCATCTTCCATGCTCCATACACAGGAGTCTGTGTGAAGCAGCACAAGCGGTTGACCCAGGCCATCCAGAAAGCCAGGGATCATGGTCTCCTCATTTACCACATCCCCCAGGTTGAACCACGGGATCTTGACTTCAGTACCTCTCATGGGGCTGTGAGTGCTACTCCGCCAGCCCCCACCCTGGTCTCAGGTGACCCCTGGTACCCATGGTACAACTGGAAACAGCCACCGGAGAGAGAACTGTCTCGCCCTCACTGGCTTTACCAGGGTCATCTCCGAGAAGAGAGTGGCCCCCCACCTGAGTCAATGCCCAAGATGCCCCCTAGAACACCAGCGGAAGCCTCCTCCACTGGGCAGACAGGCCCTCAGAGTGCTCTGTAG